Proteins co-encoded in one Melospiza melodia melodia isolate bMelMel2 chromosome 8, bMelMel2.pri, whole genome shotgun sequence genomic window:
- the ORMDL1 gene encoding ORM1-like protein 1, with amino-acid sequence MNVGVAHSEVNPNTRVMNSRGMWLTYALGVGMLHIVLLSIPFFSVPVAWTLTNVIHNLGMYVFLHAVKGTPFETPDQGKARLLTHWEQLDYGVQFTSSRKFFTISPIILYFLTSFYTKYDPTHFILNTASLLTVLIPKLPQLHGVRLFGINKY; translated from the exons ATGAACGTAGGAGTTGCCCACAGCGAGGTGAATCCCAACACTCGGGTGATGAACAGCCGTGGAATGTGGCTGACATACGCGCTGGGAGTCGGCATGCTGCACATTGTCCTGCTCAGCATTCCCTTCTTTAGTGTCCCTGTCGCCTGGACTTTAACTAATGTCATTCACAACCTG GGAATGTATGTGTTTTTGCATGCAGTAAAGGGAACTCCTTTTGAAACACCTGATCAGGGCAAAGCTAGGCTACTaacacactgggaacaactggattaTGGAGTACAATTCACATCTTCAAGGAAGTTCTTCACAATCTCTCCTATAATTCT GTACTTCCTGACGAGTTTCTATACAAAGTATGATCCCACACACTTCATCCTCAACACGGCCTCTCTCCTGACCGTGCTTATCCCCAAGCTGCCACAGTTGCACGGGGTTCGACTCTTTGGCATCAATAAATACTGA
- the OSGEPL1 gene encoding tRNA N6-adenosine threonylcarbamoyltransferase, mitochondrial, with protein sequence MSSIAKSVLRSVKHGRVAWLRTSSAHSGKRRFHRLVLGIETSCDDTGAAVVDEAGCVLGEALHCQKEVHLQSGGIIPVVAQQLHRENIDRVVQEALSASGVSVAELAAVATTVKPGLALSLGVGLHYSRGLVSRHQKPFIPIHHMEAHALTIRLTHPLEFPFLVLLISGGHCLLAVAQGVSDFLLLGQSIDIAPGDMLDKVARRLSLSKHPECHSMAGGQAIEHLAQSGNQERLTFRLPMRQYRNCDFSFSGLQNIVNNAIVQKEKEEGIQEGEILSCVKDVAAAVQHAVAVHIIQRTYRAMLFCIKNSILPSKNATLVVSGGVASNQYIRKVLQNLADANDFALLCPPPRLCTDNGVMIAWNGIERLRAGLGVLHSTAGVRYEPRAPLGIDISKRVEEDSIKVPKLKEIRWLAS encoded by the exons ATGAGCAGCATTGCCAAGAGCGTTTTGCGGTCGGTGAAGCACGGCCGAGTTGCGTGGCTGAGGACCAGCTCTGCCCACTCTGGGAAGCGGCGTTTTCACAGGCTGGTTTTGGGAATAGAGACGAGCTGTGATGACACCGGCGCTGCCGTGGTGGATGAAGCTGGCTGTGTTCTGGGAGAAGCACTGCACTGTCAGAAGGAAGTTCATTTACA ATCAGGAGGAATAATTCCCGTGGTGGCACAGCAGCTTCACAGAGAAAACATCGACCGAGTGGTTCAAGAGGCCCTTAGTGCCAGCGGCGTTTCTGTGGCCGAGCTCGCGGCCGTGGCCACCACGGTGAAACCCGGGCTGGCTCTGAGCCTGGGCGTGGGGCTGCACTACAGCCGGGGCCTGGTCAGCAGGCACCAGAAACCCTTCATCCCCATCCATCACATGGAGGCTCACGCTCTCACCATCAGGCTCACACATCCCCTGGAATTCCCATTCTTAGTTCTCCTCATCTCTGGAGGCCACTGTCTCTTGGCAGTAGCACAGGGAGTTTCAGATTTCCTCCTGCTCGGACAGTCCATCGACATCGCACCGGGTGACATGCTGGATAAG GTGGCACGAAGGCTGTCTCTAAGCAAGCACCCagagtgccacagcatggctgggggGCAGGCCATAGAGCACTTGGCTCAGAGTGGGAACCAGGAGCGGCTCACCTTCCGCCTGCCCATGCGGCAGTATCGCAACTGCGACTTCTCTTTCTCCGGACTGCAGAACATTGTCAATAATGCCATtgtgcagaaagaaaaagaagaag GTATTCAGGAAGGTGAGATCCTGTCctgtgttaaggatgttgctgctgCTGTACAGCACGCAGTGGCTGTTCATATCATCCAGAGGACATATCGAGCCATGCtcttctgcatcaaaaacagCATATTGCCATCAAAAAATGCCACTTTG GTTGTATCAGGAGGAGTTGCAAGTAATCAGTACATCAGAAAAGTTCTACAGAATCTAGCAGATGCAAATGATTTTGCTTTGCTGTGTCCTCCTCCAAGACTCTGCACTGATAATGGTGTTATGATTGCATG GAATGGCATTGAAAGGCTCCGTGCAGGGCTGGGGGTCCTTCACAGCACTGCTGGCGTCCGCTATGAGCCAAG AGCTCCCCTGGGAATTGATATTTCAAAAAGAGTTGAAGAAGATTCCATCAAGGTGCCAAAACTAAAAGAGATACGATGGTTGGCATCTTAA
- the ASNSD1 gene encoding asparagine synthetase domain-containing protein 1: MCGICCVVTLCSQHAIHDFLSEDILCHLRRRGPDSSQELIKTVSDLSYQCVFSGHVLHMRGLVTPQPLEDANNNVFLWNGEIFSGVHVGNLENDTEVVFHHLASCSSEMDILSLFSSLQGPWAFIYYEAPSHSLWFGRDYFGRRSLLWQFSNEVDRAFCLSSVSGCSESGSQWQEVPACGIFKIDLKACAATKSLSLTLFPWKYSCREKAVEEKCINVLDQVSKDLPNHVHLVLNESNLRAPVIPLNKTVSKASSACPSSNFSNINGVVSVETLQEFLAEEHKKNLACQFIEVLNEAVKRRVLCLCRDPDQITREVPSKSHKRAHIAVLFSGGIDSMVIAALADKHVPLEEPIDLLNVAFMMKEQAKHRGTTKRQTGHEVQLDLLCPQESCQDPAADTGTHSSCFDVPDRITGRAGLKELEAINPSRTWNFVEINVTLEELKKMRKEHINYLIYPLDTVLDDSIGCAIWFASRGEGFISNQGELKPYKSPAKVVLTGIGADEQLAGYSRHRVCFTKDGFEGLNKELEMELGRISSRNLGRDDRIIGDHGKEARFPFLDEDVVSFLNSLPVSEKADLTLPRGIGEKLILRLAAKELGLTASAVLPKRAVQFGSRIAKLESNSEKASDTCSRLKLLSVD, encoded by the exons ATGTGTGGCATTTGCTGTGTTGTTACCTTGTGCAGCCAGCATGCAATCCATGATTTCCTCAGTGAAGACATCCTCTGCCATCTAAGAAGAAGAGGCCCAGACAGTAGCCAAGAGTTGATAAAAACTGTGTCTGATCTCTCTTATCAATGTGTGTTTTCAGGCCACGTACTTCACATGAGGGGACTGGTGACTCCTCAGCCTCTGGAAGATGCCAATAACAATGTTTTtctttggaatggagaaattttCAGTGGAGTGCATGTAGGAAATCTAGAGAATGACACTGAAGTAGTGTTTCATCACCTGGCTTCATGCAGCAGTGAAATGGACATTCTGTCACTCTTCTCATCACTTCAGGGTCCCTGGGCTTTTATTTATTATGAAGCACCCAGCCACAGTTTATGGTTTGGCAGAGATTACTTTGGCCGTCGTAGTTTGCTTTGGCAGTTCAGTAATGAGGTTGACAGAGCTTTCTGTCTCTCATCTGTAAGTGGTTGTTCTGAATCAGGCAGCCAATGGCAAGAAGTCCCAGCATGTGGAATTTTCAAAATTGATCTCAAAGCTTGTGCAGCAACTAAATCTTTGTCTTTAACATTGTTTCCATGGAAGTACAGCTGCAGAGAGAAAGCAGTAGAAGAAAAATGCATTAATGTTCTTGACCAAGTGTCAAAAGACTTACCAAACCATGTACATCTCGTGCTGAATGAATCAAATCTTAGAGCACCAGTCATCCCCTTAAATAAAACAGTTTCTAAAGCTTCAAGTGCATGTCCAAGCTCTAATTTTAGCAATATTAACGGTGTGGTTTCTGTAGAAACCCTTCAAGAATTTCTTGCAGAGGAACACAAGAAAAACTTAGCCTGTCAGTTTATTGAAGTTTTAAATGAAGCAGTCAAGAGACGAGTCCTGTGTCTCTGTAGAGATCCAGATCAGATAACAAGAGAAGTTCCAAGCAAGTCTCATAAGAGAGCACATATTGCAGTGCTCTTTTCTGGTGGCATTGACTCTATGGTTATTGCAGCCCTGGCTGATAAACATGTGCCTTTGGAAGAGCCAATTGATCTTCTTAATGTAGCTTTCATGATGAAAGAGCAAGCTAAGCACAGGGGAACCACTAAAAGACAAACTGGCCATGAGGTACAGCTTGATTTGCTTTGTCCTCAAGAAAGCTGTCAAGATCCTGCTGCTGACACTGGTACTCATTCATCCTGCTTTGATGTTCCTGACAGAATCACTGGTAGGGCAGGACTGAAGGAATTAGAAGCCATTAACCCTTCAAGAACCTGGAACTTTGTGGAAATTAATGTTACATTAGAGGAattgaaaaaaatgagaaaagagcATATTAATTACTTAATCTATCCACTGGATACAGTCTTGGATGACAGTATTGGCTGTGCAATTTGGTTTGCTTCCAGAGGAGAGGGCTTCATTAGTAACCAAGGAGAACTGAAACCATATAAAAGTcctgcaaag GTTGTGCTTACAGGGATTGGAGCAGATGAGCAGCTTGCTGGGTACTCTAGACATCGTGTTTGCTTCACCAAAGATGGCTTCGAGGGTCTTAATAAAGAACTTGAAATGGAGTTAGGGCGCATTTCTTCTCGAAATCTGGGCAGAGATGACAGGATCATCGGTGATCATGGAAAAGAAGCCAG GTTTCCTTTTCTTGATGAAGATGTTGTCTCATTCCTCAATTCTCTGCCTGTCTCAGAAAAAGCTGATTTGACCTTACCTCGAGGAATTGGCGAGAAACTGATTCTGCGCCTTGCAGCCAAGGAGCTGGGCCTGACAGCCTCAGCTGTTTTGCCAAAAAGGGCAGTACAGTTTGGATCTCGGATTGCAAAACTAGAGAGCAACAGTGAAAAAGCATCTGACACATGCAGCAGGCTGAAGTTACTTTCAGTAGATTAA